taaataaattggGGAAATAAATTCCTGCTTTGTCATTTCATATAGTCacgtatatatatgtgtgtgtgtgtgtgtatatatatatatatatgtgtgtgtgtgtgtgtgtgtgtgtttatatatatatgtgtgtgtatatatatatatgtgtgtgtgtgtgtatgtgtatgtatgtatgtatgtgtatgtgcatatatatatatatacacacacacacacacacacatatgtgtgtgtgtgtgtgtgtgtgtatatatatgtgtgtgtgtgtgtatatatatgtgtgtgtgtgtatatatatatgtgtgtgtgtgtgtgtgtatatatatatatatatatatatatatatatacacatatacatatatatatagcgtacataaataaataaaatgatggcTCCATCGTCATGGAATAACCATAATTCTTCATGAAGAAATAAGCATACAATATGTTTTCTAAATGCATGCAGACAAAACTTTTATGCAAATGTGGGATGGTCCAAATTCATTCAAGCGTGAATCCTGAGACTGAGAGAAAAGCAAGACAGCAGCCTGAACAACAACGGCACAGACCAGGACCAGAGCGTATGAAGACTTTTATCTGGGCTTTTCCAGTATATTGTTTGATCTCTGGATTAAACTTCCATAAACGCAATGGGGACAATTATAAACtgtctcctctgcagctttGTTGGTGAGTCTGATCAGTTTATTTTAAGATACATTGATATCTCAAATATTCACTTTATAGTATACATACATATCATGTAACAGTTCATATTTGTGTAGATGCTACTATCATCTAGGTTTTCAGAGAAGCAGGCATTTATATAAGTCTTAACATTAAAGCTAAGAACATGTATGTGCTCTGTAtaaccttttctctttttacatttaGCTCTTTTGAGTTCTGCTTCAGTGAACCACATCTCCTGTCAAAGCAGATGGCTGTGCGGTCATGTCTTTGCACTATTCCTTTAGGGTTAATAATGCTGTTCATTACATGCAGcttgttttatgtctttgttaTTCAGCTTTGCGATcattattaaatcatttgaCAAACGGCAGGTTAAAGTCACACGCACTAATGTTTGACTAatgcacaaaacaacacaccatGATTGCTCCTTCCTATGCAGTGGTATTTGCGCAGGATGAGGTGACTTTAGAGGCGGACAGGCCCTTTCTGAGGGTGCAGCTCTCTCACAGAGCTCACCTGGAGTGCTGCTACCGCGGAAAGCAGCGTCTGAGTCCAACCTGGCACAGACGACAATTTGGAAACTCTTCTCGGGTTACTGATCTCAGCGACGTTTCACACCATGAGACTACCCAAGCAGTAGCACAAGGTAACTAAGTATCTTTACTCATGTTCAGCACTTGAGTACAATTctgaggtatttgtactttacttgagttaTTGTATATttctacttcactacatttctgAGTGAAactgtgctttttactccactacatttgtttaacagctgtgtttctgtaacctgtactttttttttttttatgtataacATTTTTAGTACATTTACCTGATTATACTTCTGTACTTGAGAACAAGTTTTGAAATGCAGGactatttgtatttgtttccatCATGATATTGCTACATTTGCttaaggatctgaatacttcctctgTCACTGTACAGGAGACAGTGGCACAGTTTGTGGAGTCCTAACCATCAGCTCTGTCCAGATGAATGACTTTGGCCTTTACCAGTGTACCCTGAACACAACGAGGAATTCCGTCCACCGTACACATGGCACCTACCTGCTGGtctacagtgagtgtgtgtgtgtgtggtgggagggGCCCTAGATGCAGAGCAAACCAGTCTGAAATactagtgtgagtgtgtgtgttaaacatgGAGAGATTGAGTCAAGCGAGCTCTAAGCGGCGCTAACACCTCATAAGCCATAAATCCTGTTAACTTTAGTCCGTCCGAGAGCTGTGTGAGTGGCAGCATCCTTGCATATTGCAGTTTAGGTAATCTTCGCATCATCAGGATTGTCTCATTACAGTCTGCTGCCCAGTCATGCACTTTAAATAGCACCGAGATTAGATCAAGTTGCAATCAAGCTAATGTGTGGAGGCATTTGTCACTCTGCCTCCACACATTAGCTTGAAATGCCATTTTGCATCATAATCTCATTAAATACAGATGGCTAGATGGTGAAATGTAAAACAACCACTAAGGACCTCTGGGGATTATGTGTGAGATAACCTACATTAGTTTATCCAACAATACTATCAATTGTTAATTCATGTGTTATATATGTTAGACTGTGCTCTTTATACTAGATGGTACAGTTATAtaacaaaacaatcaatctttTAATACATCTCCAAGTAAGTCTGTTAAGTAATTATTTAGTTAACCTTGTTCTGTTTGTACACTTTAGGTTCTTGCAAGTGTGCACTCTCACCTGCTACAAAAGCAAATACTTGTATGCAAATACCTAAAGGCGCAACTGATCCCTGTCTGTATGCCTAGAGCCAATGGAGAAGACAATAAACCTCAGCGAAAGCACCAAAAACAAGATCCTGATAGCTGAGGGACTCTTGCTGTTACTGTGCGTGATGCTGCCGTCTGCCACCCTCCTCTGCCAGGTCAGAAAGTCACATTGTTATGACTGACCGTCCATGACTACATACGCTGCCAACAAAACCTCATCCGTAGCACTGATGTTGAAGTAATGGTTAATTTCCAGTGTTTCTCAAATGGGGCATTGCCTTGTAAGCTAGTCCTACTTTGACAGTTCCTGCCACATACAGCTTTAAGTTTCTCAAATGGTCTATTTCTCTTGGTGTTTTTTGCGTTTCCCCCCAAGGGAAGTTGCACCATTTTACAGCTTTTCCAacttctgctctctgctcacaGTCAAAGAGAAACAAGGAactggagaagaagaaagcgaagaaggaggaggaaaacatatATCAggtgagctttaaatgagtcaCATTCAAACACGTCAGGGCAGGTGTATGAGAAATAATTGTGTTGTCACCAATCAATTTACCATAAATGCGACTCATtgatttttgtctgtttgcctCATCCATCTCCCTTATGTCATACACCAGGGGCTAAATCTGGATGATTGTTGCTCCGCATATGATCAGATCGAACGCTCCCAGGGACATGGGCCGTACGAGGATGTGGGCAGCAttatggaggaagaggaggcgaTCCAGCTGGAGAAACCTTGAAGGAAAGGGCAAAGACATAGAAAGGGAAAGCTCTGAGTCTATTTTAGCTGCTGATATTTAAGTGTGTGATATCTGAATATCAGTTTCATTCTTTACCACATAGCCTTCAGCTGCAGTTTTAGCTTCTCACGACATATTGTTTGATCAGCTTCTTTAATTTAAGACTGAACCTTAACTTTTGATTTTGGAGTCGACAAAACAGCCTCAGCACAAAGTTTCACTCAGTCAGGGCCACAGCCAGGAAATTCTGGAGTCCAAGACGTCCCCTCCAGATAATTTCGAGGAGACCACTTTTCTATGTTTGATATATCATATGCATTTAATAACAGTTAAGTGTGTTGTCTACTACAAAATCTCTTTATTCTTCTcggcatttttcttttcttgcccTCTGTGTCCTCAACAGTAGCTACAGCCCTGCTTTCAATAGCTGTTGTAAGCTTTCGACCATAACACACGATCTTCCTCAGCAAATTTGCCTTGTCGTCATGAAATTAGGCCAAAACTCAATTTATAAGTTCTTAAAGTGCTCTGAAAATCTACATCTTCATGACAAACAGGCAGcaccatctgctgaggaagataaTATGATGCGATTGAACAGTTTATGAGTGGACCTGGTGCTGAGATTGTTTTGCCAGCTTCTATAATGTTTTTCCAAAATCTTTCTAATGAGTTTCTTGCAATTCAATGAATGGCTTTATGATGTGTCGCAATTTATTTGCATTCTGCAATTTCTGGGAGTGCTCAAAGAATAaagttgtgtaaaaaaaaagaaatccaacaAAACCAAAGTATAATGCCTCTCTAATCTGTACTGAATGGACTAAGGCTCACTTGGACCAAGACAACGGGGCGGACACTTATTGATTTTCCCGTGTCGTCATTGGCTACTGGACCGCGACGCAGCCGTTCATTGGCTTACATTTTTGGCGTGGGCGGGGCCTCGGCGCTCGCAGGCAGGTATGTAGGAGAGACGTGAGAGGCGGTGCGTAAACAGAGTGGGCGAAGATGGCGTCGAGCAAGAAGAGTGGTGGGAATAGCCGATTTGAGAAAGGTGTGAATGGAAGACGCTCGTCGAAACACAAAGACGGTCCTGTGGGTGAGTTTTTCTGTGTCGTGCCGACGTCGTCACGGCCCCCCGTGGCTTTCCCCTGAAATAACGTCCTCCTTTTCACCGTCCCACCTCCCGCTAGCTTCCGTTAGCAGCTACGTTAGCTGGCCTCGGATAGCCCAAACTGGGATTTAAGCCGCTGGGTTTGTCTCAGCTGCTTAGGATATTGTGGCTGTTGTATGACATCAAAACGGGGAGGAAATTTATGGGTAGACTCTTTGAATTAAGTGTCCGGTCGACCTCCTTTGCTAGCATGTCCGTAGCCACGAGCGTCCCCTGGTAACAGCTACTGTAACGTTTGTGTGTACTGTTAGTTTAGGTGTAGCATTAGTGTTGATGTCATCCCTGTAGTAGACTTTAACTACAAACATAATGTCTCCACGCTGCTTTTATATTCACCTGTTCACGTTCTGTGCCCCTCGTCTCAGCTGCTGACACTGACAGGACCCACCTGAACAGGTACTCCAAACACATACCAGGTCAACGTGGTAGCTACATGGCAGTGTGGTGCATACATCGATCAGGCGAATTGATCAGGGTCATAGGTGACGCTGTGCTGTTCGTGTGACATTAGAGCAGCACACATGGCGAGGACAGAAATTAGTAGACCCAACATGATGCTGCCTGCAGGCACTGGGACAACATATTTCTGCTATGGCCAAACAAACTCGCTCTGTTGCTCTGTTCTCCTGTTAACTCACTGTGACTGGAACAATCCAACCAGTCCCAAGCCACCACTTGAAAAGGCTTCACTAGCTCTGTcaggacactgtgtgtgtctttgctacaatcctttaatatttttatttatgaatgGTGTGTTCATTAAACACTTAAGGGTGCATAATGAGATTAAAAGGGGTTCAACCTAATCTAATTTGTTGCATGAGGTTGATGACACACAGTTTTCATCACACCTTAAGAACAGATTAATCCTTTTCGTTTCATTTAAGGTGGTGTATCATGCAACTGAAGGGAAGTTGAATGTGTCCCATTCGGAGGGGGCGTGGAGGCTCATTGTTGCTAGTTTCCTGTTGTTCAGTTTGGCCCTGCGTGTGTGAAGGTGCTCAATCTGGGAGAAGGGTCAAACCCTCctaaacacaacagcacagaccCCCTGCTGTTGGCGCTTCCTCTCGCCTCCGCACTGCTCAgagttttctatttttaaagcCTGCCTCCTATAGATGTGGTATTTCGTAGAGTATCAGATATCAGGCAAAGTTCAAAAAGACAGACCACATACTATATGTTTTTGAGGGAAAAACCAAAGATTTTTACTGGTCTCAACACATGATGAATTGTGAGACTTTCTAGTTGCTTCTAGTCTAGTTCATATATAAATGAGCACATTGTTCTGTGACGTGAACTCCACTTGGAGCAACAGCTACCGTGTGCTCATTACGTTGGACCTACATTTACCCAGACTTCACATTATCCCACAAAATGGGTCTTGAtagagagaaacacaagagagccagagagagttAGAAATGGCCTAGACAAGATCAGCACACTTAATCATACTGACATTAGAATTAAGAAGTAGCGCCTCTCAACATTACACTAGATCATTAGAGCAGCTCCAGTAAGTTTTCTGTGTGGACGAAAGTGTTTGTGTCAATGTAAACAGACAGGTTTTTCCAAACAAATGAACAgctatttgtttgtgtctgtttgtacagAAGTTGCACGTTACATGTctttatataataaattatgCAGTTGTAGGGACGACAGAAATATGGTGTAGAAGTGCATCAGTGTCAGATAAGTTATTTTCTCTCAGCCCCACAATACTGTTCAAGGACGCATCCACAAATATGATCCAAAGCGGTGTTAACATTTCAAAAGCTCAGCAGGGCTATCAAGTATAAATTTCAATTACGAAAAATGTTATGAATATTTTTACCCAGTCTGAGGTTACAACAGGTAAGACTGGACGATAATCTGCATCATAACGTACACGCTGACATCCTGTAATTGGATAGAGGTGACATGTACTGATAACTGCAAATTAGTTTCTGAAAATATGTTGTTCCTTGGGTCATGGCCTAAATTTCCACTAAACCTCTGCTAGCTTTAATAGCAGTTTTTATCTTTCCGCTGATTTTACCAGCAGACATTTTCACATGTCACAGTACAAAAAGCACAAGTGTTACTGATAACAAGGACAATGACGCAGTTCCATAAAGTGCCCCAGTAAGCCATGAGTGCGTGCTAGTAAGCCAGTATGcaaaattcattttattatttacacttttGCATTTCCTattgtgacatgtcaaaatgttcttCATGATTTAAACTTTTAGATAAATAAGCAACAAGCGCAGCTGACATGAATAAGATTGACTGAAAACATAACCCTCTAAtaagaagaacagaaacaacagacaCTGTCTCAGCGTTCCTGGGTATGTTTGCGTGTCCCTGCGCTGTGGGTGAGGGGTCATATTTCAGCTCCTTGAGTTATGGGACTGTCATCTGTGAGATCAACCAAGGAGTCTAAACTATGGTCATATTTTCCCTAGAATAGATTTTCACCCTTTATTTTGGGTGTGCACATATTGTCCATGTTCTGAATTCATTGCCAAACATTAGTATTTCTCAACTGTTGGCACATACAGTAAATTTCTGTCGCCACAAAAACTTGTCCTTAAGCAGGTTTGATGGAATAATGTAAACATGGTGATTAGCGATTAAATTCTAAGTTGATTGATCAAACAGTTGATTGTGACAAGTTTGATCATTCTATAATTGGCGAGtgaattttaaaaacactttgtccACCTAGTTAGTCATAGTTTTTGACAATTGGTCTGgcaaaataatacatttaaagtcATCGTGGGCTCTAGCTAGCGCTAGCATATTCAAAGCCAAAAGGAACATTATCAACATTTAATCAATAGATAAATTACTGATCACTGCTTTTGCTATTTGTGCAACCTTTTTATTAAGTAGGGAATGAAGTGTTCAAGACGCAATAGAAGGAAAAGGCCACAATggaaatattgttttcatgtcatAATGTCATGGTTGTTTTGCTGGCAATGTCTGTACCATGTCTGCCAATTAGGTTGAAGGTCACAGGGAGTTGCAATCTGAACAGCCAATAGCAAAGTAGCCCACTGTCTCAGGGAGAAAGTTAACTGGGCTGGGGTTCTCTGCAGCTTCCCTACCTCTTTTAAAAGAGGtatgggagagagaaaggaaaaggacAACACACTGCCTCTCAGTCGAATTGGTTATGACAGGCTAACATACAGAGGCTGACAGGAAAAGGGCTGCATCATAAAGACgagacagtgacagacagcGAGAAGCAGAACAAAGCCAACAGGAAAATCACTTTGCTCTCtgccacccctccctcccctctctttctctcattctttttttctcatgctCTCGTTGCTTTCATGGAAGAGAGGAGACTGACAAGGACAAAGTCTTGAACTCAGACGCTGGTAaacatatttgcttttttttcctcttctacCATGTGAATAGTTAGCCTAGTTCATACCATCAATTATATACTATACTAGAAGCAACCCGCAGGTAGTTTTATACAAACACTAAATTTACTGTATGTTGGCCCCACAGGAGTCATTATATGTGTGTACTTGTCGCTGGTGTTGCTTGTTGGACATGACTTATTAATGCCAACTCTCATCCATCTTTAATGTGGACAGGCCAGGTGCAACTTAATGGTTGCAGTGGGCTTATCGTGACAACTTGTGTCTGTAACACAGGAGGGAAGGATAGTCAGACATGTTTCTGGTATGGACATAGCTAGAGGTGAGCCATCATAGGTATGTGGAACATTTGCTGATGCATAAAAGACAGAGGTGATAAGGCAAGTAAGTGAGTTATGTTTTTCCTCTATCCCATAGAGTGTATATTCACTGCCCTCTTGGTGTGAGCGTAGtggcagctttactgtttttcttcttgagGTATTTTACCAGACAAAGGTTAAGTCCTCACTGGGCCATGGCATGTTTGAAGACTGTGTGAGCTCTCAATAAGATTGTACTGGTTCATGTAACTGTACTCATTTGCATTATATTTGCATGTGATATACTCCCTGCAGTCTGATAGGGGTGCAGTGTGTGCTGGCTTCATTATCATTAAGCAAGTTTTAGAGCAGCTTATGCTGATCCAGGGGTTCATAAAGTTCACGCCCAGCTTACTCTGTCAACATAAGGCCGATTGGCTTGCCCAGCTGAGAGAGATGTACCCCCCCGCTCTAATTAAGCaatgtaattttaattttgGCCGCCTGCCCAAACTGGTTTGATGGTTATAGCTGGTCCTGCAGCCTGCCGTTTGGGTGACTGCTTGACCAAAGCAGCCATTGTGTCCCCTAAGGCTATGCTACTAATTGTGTTTATGCAGACAGATGAATGTGCAtttatagattttctttttctgggtGTCTCTTAGTGTTTCCAGTTTTATGCTGACGTAGGGAGTTGAGTTGTTGCACATTAGGTAACTGGTTCATAGATTCATAGAGTCACATTGTGTAACCCACTGATTTGATTGACCAAATCTGATTGCCATATCCTGAATCCCAGAGTTATATAAATGTTTTACGTGTGTGCAGATGCTGTAGACTTCTGTCATTGGTCTTTATGAGGAGTTTATATGATCAATGTTTGCATTTACAGTACACACATCTGCATGAGTGg
The nucleotide sequence above comes from Pempheris klunzingeri isolate RE-2024b chromosome 8, fPemKlu1.hap1, whole genome shotgun sequence. Encoded proteins:
- the cd79a gene encoding B-cell antigen receptor complex-associated protein alpha chain; the protein is MGTIINCLLCSFVVVFAQDEVTLEADRPFLRVQLSHRAHLECCYRGKQRLSPTWHRRQFGNSSRVTDLSDVSHHETTQAVAQGDSGTVCGVLTISSVQMNDFGLYQCTLNTTRNSVHRTHGTYLLVYKPMEKTINLSESTKNKILIAEGLLLLLCVMLPSATLLCQSKRNKELEKKKAKKEEENIYQGLNLDDCCSAYDQIERSQGHGPYEDVGSIMEEEEAIQLEKP